A single region of the Oncorhynchus keta strain PuntledgeMale-10-30-2019 chromosome 37, Oket_V2, whole genome shotgun sequence genome encodes:
- the adgrg7.1 gene encoding mucin-5AC isoform X6 has translation MKKLWIMVVFATVSFPQGDLSTSSAIPTTIDITTPTTDDPLTPDPATTDTPTADTPTTYFPTNDFPITDTPITNFPTTDTPTTNFPTSDFLTTDMPTSGSPTAHFPTAHFPTAHFPTTDFPTTDFPTTEFPTPDTPITNTPNADNPATDTPTTDTPTTDSPATNTQASNNPASDNPATDTPTTDFPNINTPVTDFPTTGTPTADTPITDTQTTDFPTTDFLTTDFLNIDTPVTNFPTTGTPTADTPTNNSPTTNSPTTNSPTTDFPNIDTLVTDFPTTDTPTNNFLSTHLPTTDFPTADTPTTDTPTTDIPVTDIQANNNPASYTPVIDFPTTDFPTIDFPTTDSPSTNFLTTDTSTTDSPATDTHANNNPATNNPATDTPTTNFPTTHTPTTNVPTTNVPTTNVPTTDMPTTVFPTTDFPTINFPNIDTPVTDTPVTDFPTTDFPTTDFPTTDFPTTDSPSTNFITTDTPTTGMPTTDFPSTHLPTTDTPTTDSLATDTPATDTPTTDTPTTHLPTTDSPVTDIPAIDSQANNSPSSDTPATDFPTIDFPNIDTPVTDFPSNDFPTIDFPTTDSLSTNFITTNMPTTDTPTTDLPSTHLPPATDTPATETPTTEFPTANPSTTDFPTFGNPTITHPSLQSTTVGGTSTTLPTTSTTTSTTISTSTITSPTTSTNHSPTTIPPLVCINGGELHSGVCICPDEWTGDTCSEGNFCNSAIKDGFSFPRTVVGWSAYSEESCDEKTTSAGLPKASARCLNDTGSLMFGPPHELQCEFTLGDILGNISSNSGDLLQLALSTQILTSQPERLSADITTAAQIANTLLQSANITEDIAVAAVTTISQLLNSSEESTQERDAVQNLTETLEKFSLDQYNNVSLVVQPNLAVQSVQVPSDSVGIQFTALTGRSGNFVANIIHLNTNTSELIVDKGGSTDVQIVIKFPSVLHSKTTNHSIGFVLYQNDRFFRSKAFRASSGTSRRVISANLGQVSGLHVEMLFKPTAVPNTSLYDFACVSWNYTLKDWSTFGCSKVNHSADGLRCFCNHTTNFAVLMSFKRDFKYAEALNWITTLGCSMSIIGLSLTITFQITTRKSRKTNPTVLLVSVCMCLLIFTLLFMLGVDNPHKQLGKPKIQEDNILPPSDTHTEQDRGPCTAVAVLLQYFLLGTFTWNTLYATHVFLMIRNSLATSPSHFTAYTVAIGWGLPAVVVSLTLGISYRVDDPLGYRQEEFCWLAALDPKGNFDFKLPMFWGFLVPVAFMLIFNTVVLLCFAVKTNPHLTSTRHTSMKKKFLSSFSLAVVLGLSWILGYLLLIPQNQTMYTILNISFCVLTTTQGLQIFILFTARTAIVKKKMSSTLKSISSFGIPLHTRKYSLWRGEHSDNVESYTQQDTDLSFSPCSTDI, from the exons ATGAAGAAGCTATGGATTATGGTTGTCTTTGCTACAG TCTCTTTTCCACAGGGGGATCTCAGCACATCATCTGCCATTCCAACCACCATTGACATAACTACCCCAACTACTGATGACCCTTTAACCCCTGACCCTGCAACTACTGACACACCAACTGCTGACACTCCAACAACATACTTTCCAACAAACGACTTTCCAATTACAGACACTCCAATTACCAACTTTCCAACTACCGACACTCCAACTACCAACTTCCCAACTTCTGACTTTCTAACTACCGACATGCCAACTAGCGGTTCTCCAACTGCCCACTTTCCAACTGCCCACTTTCCAACTGCCCACTTTCCAACTACCGACTTTCCAACTACCGACTTTCCAACTACAGAATTTCCAACTCCCGACACTCCAATTACCAACACTCCAAATGCCGACAATCCAGCAACCGACACCCCAACTACCGACACCCCAACAACCGACAGTCCAGCAACAAATACTCAAGCAAGCAACAATCCAGCATCTGACAATCCAGCAACCGACACTCCAACTACCGACTTTCCAAATATAAACACTCCAGTAACCGACTTTCCAACTACCGGCACACCAACAGCCGACACTCCAATTACCGACACTCAAACTACCGACTTTCCGACTACCGACTTTCTAACTACTGATTTTCTAAATATAGACACTCCAGTAACCAACTTTCCAACTACCGGCACACCAACAGCTGACACTCCAACAAACAACTCTCCAACTACCAACTCTCCAACTACCAACTCTCCAACTACTGACTTTCCAAATATAGACACTCTAGTAACTGACTTTCCAACTACCGACACGCCAACTAACAACTTTCTATCTACCCACCTTCCAACTACCGATTTTCCAACTGCCGACACTCCAACAACCGACACTCCAACAACTGACATTCCAGTAACCGATATTCAAGCAAACAACAATCCAGCATCCTACACTCCAGTAATCGACTTTCCAACTACCGACTTTCCAACTATTGACTTTCCAACTACCGACTCTCCATCTACCAACTTTCTAACTACCGACACGTCAACTACCGACAGTCCAGCAACCGATACTCATGCAAACAACAATCCAGCAACCAATAATCCAGCAACCGACACTCCGACAACCAACTTTCCAACTACTCACACGCCAACTACCAACGTGCCAACTACCAACGTGCCAACTACCAACGTACCAACTACCGACATGCCAACTACCGTTTTTCCAACTACCGACTTTCCAACTATCAACTTTCCAAATATAGACACTCCAGTAACCGACACTCCAGTAACCGACTTTCCAACTACTGACTTTCCAACTACTGACTTTCCAACTACTGACTTTCCAACTACTGACTCACCATCTACCAACTTTATAACTACTGACACACCAACTACCGGCATGCCAACTACCGACTTTCCATCTACCCACCTTCCAACTACCGACACTCCAACTACCGACAGCCTAGCAACAGATACCCCAGCAACCGACACTCCAACAACCGACACTCCAACTACCCACCTTCCAACTACAGACAGTCCAGTAACTGACATTCCAGCAATTGATTCTCAAgcaaacaacagtccatcatctGACACTCCAGCAACTGACTTTCCAACTATCGACTTTCCAAATATAGACACTCCAGTAACCGACTTTCCATCAAACGACTTTCCAACTATCGACTTTCCAACTACTGACTCTCTGTCTACTAACTTTATAACTACCAACATGCCAACTACTGATACGCCAACTACCGACCTTCCATCTACCCACCTTCCTCCAGCAACCGACACTCCAGCAACCGAAACTCCAACTACGGAATTTCCAACTGCCAACCCTTCAACTACCGACTTTCCAACTTTCGGCAATCCAACTATTACACATCCTTCCCTTCAAAGCACAACAGTGGGTGGAACCAGTACCACTCTCcccaccacctctaccaccacctccaccaccatctccacctctaccatcacctctcccaccacctccaccaaccACTCTCCCACCACAATCCCTCCTCTGGTCTGTATCAACGGTGGTGAGCtgcatagtggagtctgtatCTGTCCTGATGAGTGGACCGGAGACACCTGTTCAGAGG GGAATTTCTGCAATTCAGCCATCAAGGATGGATTCTCCTTCCCAAGAACAGTGGTTGGCTGGTCTGCTTATTCTGAAGAGTCATGTGATGAGAAGACAACCAGTG CTGGTTTACCAAAAGCCTCAGCAAGATGTTTGAATGACACTGGCTCTCTGATGTTTGGTCCTCCTCATGAACTGCAGTGTGAATTTACCCTCGGTGACATTCTAGGAAAT ATCTCCAGCAATTCAGGTGATTTACTACAGTTGGCATTGAGTACTCAGATCCTGACCTCCCAACCAGAGCGGCTGTCAGCTGACATCACCACAGCAGCTCAGATAGCTAACACACTGCTTCAGTCTGCAAATATCACAGAG GACATCGCAGTGGCAGCTGTAACCACCATCAGTCAGCTGCTGAATTCAAGTGAGGAGAGTACACAGGAGAGAGACGCTGTCCAAAA CCTCACAGAGACCCTGGAGAAGTTTTCCCTGGACCAGTACAATAATGTGTCATTGGTGGTTCAGCCCAACCTGGCAGTCCAGTCTGTCCAAGTACCAAGTGACTCAGTAGGGATCCAGTTTACTGCTCTGACTG GAAGATCTGGTAATTTTGTGGCCAACATAATTCATCTCAACACCAATACCTCTGAACTGATAGTTGACAAAGGAGGTTCTACCGATGTCCAGATTGTCATAAAATTCCCATCAG ttTTGCATAGTAAAACCACAAACCACTCCATTGGTTTTGTGCTCTACCAAAACGACCGTTTCTTCAGGTCCAAGGCTTTCAGAGCTTCTTCAGGAACCAGCAGAAGGGTCATCTCTGCTAACCTGGGACAAGTGTCTGGGTTACATGTTGAGATGCTCTTCAAGCCCACA gCTGTTCCCAACACCTCCCTCTATGACTTTGCCTGCGTGTCATGGAACTACACGTTGAAAGACTGGAGCACCTTTGGCTGCTCCAAAGTCAACCACTCAGCAGACGGCCTGCGATGTTTCTGTAATCACACCACTAACTTCGCTGTGCTGATG TCGTTCAAGAGGGATTTTAAATACGCTGAAGCGCTAAACTGGATCACCACATTGGGATGCTCCATGTCCATCATAGGGTTGAGTTTAACAATAACATTCCAGATCACAACCAG GAAATCACGCAAAACCAACCCAACGGTCCTCTTAGTGAGCGTCTGCATGTGTCTCCTGAtcttcaccctcctcttcatGTTGGGAGTGGACAACCCTCATAAACAGCTGGGCAAACCTAAAATACAGGAGGACAACATTCTCCCCccgtctgacacacacacagagcaggacagagggCCCTGTACTGCAGTGGCAGTCCTGCTGCAGTACTTCCTGTTGGGGACGTTCACCTGGAACACGCTGTACGCCACACATGTCTTCCTAATGATCAGAAACAGCCTGGCCACCAGCCCATCACACTTCACAGCCTATACCGTGGCCATCGGATGGG GACTGCCTGCAGTTGTGGTGTCCCTCACCTTAGGAATTAGTTACAGAGTGGATGATCCACTGGGATACAGGCAGGAGGAATT TTGCTGGCTTGCTGCCCTCGATCCAAAGGGGAACTTTGACTTCAAGCTGCCAATGTTTTGGGGGTTTCTGGTCCCTGTGGCGTTCATGCTTATCTTCAACACAGTGGTGTTGCTTTGTTTTGCAGTTAAGACCAACCCACATTTAACTAG